Within Pseudomonas alloputida, the genomic segment CCCGCGCCTGCTGGTCATCGTCGGCCCCTGCTCGATTCATGACCCACGCTCGGCCCTGGAATACGCCGACCGCCTGGCCGCCCTTGGCCGCGAAGTCAACGACAAGCTGCTGCTGGTGATGCGCGCCTACGTCGAAAAACCGCGTACTACAGTGGGCTGGAAAGGCCTGGCCTACGACCCGCACCTCGATGGCAGTGACGACATGCACTCGGGTATCGCCTTGTCTCGCGGGCTGATGCTGAGCATGATCGAACGCGGCCTGCCGATCGCTACCGAGTTGCTGCAACCGATGGCCGCCGGTTACTTCGACGACCTGTTGGCCTGGGCGGCGATCGGCGCACGCACCACCGAATCGCAAATCCACCGCGAAATGGTCAGTGGCCTGGAGCTGCCGGTCGGCTTCAAGAACGGTACGGACGGCGGCATCGCCATCGCCAGCGACGCCATGCGCAGCGCTGCCCACCCGCACCGCCACTTCGGTATGGATGCTCAGGGCCACCCGGCGATCATCGAGACCTTGGGCAACCCGGACACACACCTTGTACTGCGCGGCGGCCACAAAGGCCCGAACCATGATGCCAACAGCATCGCCATGGCCCGCCAGGCGTTGGCCAAGGCCGGTCTGCAGGCACGGATCATGGTCGATTGCAGCCACGCCAACAGCGGCAAGGACCCGGCGCGCCAGCCAGCGGTCTTCAATGATGTGCTGGAACAGCGCCTGGCCGGCGACCGTTCGTTGGTCGGCGTCATGATCGAAGGGCACTTGTTCGATGGCTGCCAGGCGTTGGGCAAGGGCACACTGAAATACGGTGTGTCGATTACCGACGGCTGCCTGGGCTGGGCCTCGACCGAAACCCTGTTGCGTGAGGCGGCACAAAAACTGTAGGCCAATGGTTGCAAGCCTGGCGAGACATACCCCGGACAAGTGCGCTAGGCTTGCCTTTTTACCCCCAAGGAGCAGTACCCATGGCCCGTGCAACCGCCCGCCACATTCTGGTCAGCAGCGAAGACAAGTGCAACGAACTCAAAGCCCAGATCGAAGCAGGCGCCGACTTCGCTGAAATCGCCAAAGCCAACTCCACCTGCCCGTCCAGCCGTCAGGGCGGTGACCTGGGCTCGTTCGGCCCAGGCCAGATGGTCAAGGAATTCGACACCGTGGTCTTCAGCGCACCGGTCAACACCGTGCAAGGCCCGGTGAAGACCCAGTTCGGCTACCACCTGCTGGAAGTGACCAGCCGCCAGGACTGATTCACCCCTCCCGGTGATCAGCCCCCCTGTGGGAGCGGGTTTACCCGCGAAGAGGCCAGACCAGACAACCTCGTTGCCTGCTCCGACGCATTCGCGGGTAAACCCGCTCCCACAAGTATTGTGGGGGCTTGTATTTTCGTGCATAGGCTTTACGGTCCAGGCCGCTCCCACCCACGCCCTTACGGTCTACGGTGAAGCCCCCCGCTACGCCGCCAGCTTCCGGCATTTCGACTATGTAAACCCCTCCGCCCCCAAGGGCGGCATCTTGCGCCGTTCGGCCATCGAGATCGGCCAGTTCGACCACATCCTCCCCTATATCGACAAAGGCATCGGTGTCAGCGAAGTCGATGGCCTGCTGTACGCGCCACTGGCGGTACGCTCTTACGATGAACCCTATACCGTTTACGGCCTGATCGCCCGGCGCATGGAGCGCGGCCCCAATGATGAGTGGCTGCGTTTCGACATCGACCCACGCGCCACCTTCGCCGATGGCAGGCCGGTGCGCGCCGAAGACGTGCGTTTCACCTTCGACCTGCTGATGAGCAAGGGCAGCCTGAAGTACCGGACCCAGTTCGCCGACGTGGCCCGCGTGACCGTAGAACGCCTGCACAGCGTGCGATTCGACTTGAAGCCCGAGCACGGCCGCACCCTGGCGCTGGACCTCGCCAGCCTGCCGGTAATGCCCGAGCACGACCTGCAGCAGCGCGACTTTGCCAACGGTGCCGGCTTCGACAAGCCAGTCGGCAGCGGGCCATACCGCATTGGGCGCATCGACAACGGCCGCAGCATCACCTTCGAACGCGACCCGGCATGGTGGGCACGTGACCTGCCCGCCAGCCGTGGCCGCTACAATTTCGACAAACTGCGCATCGAGTACTTCGGCGACACCGAAGTGGCGCGCCAGGTACTCAAAGGCGGTGGCTACGACTACAACCGCGAGTTCTCCGCCACGGCCTACACCTTGGGCTACAACGGTGCGCAACTGGACGACGGCCGCCTGCAGCGCGCCCACCTGGGC encodes:
- a CDS encoding extracellular solute-binding protein; its protein translation is MISPPVGAGLPAKRPDQTTSLPAPTHSRVNPLPQVLWGLVFSCIGFTVQAAPTHALTVYGEAPRYAASFRHFDYVNPSAPKGGILRRSAIEIGQFDHILPYIDKGIGVSEVDGLLYAPLAVRSYDEPYTVYGLIARRMERGPNDEWLRFDIDPRATFADGRPVRAEDVRFTFDLLMSKGSLKYRTQFADVARVTVERLHSVRFDLKPEHGRTLALDLASLPVMPEHDLQQRDFANGAGFDKPVGSGPYRIGRIDNGRSITFERDPAWWARDLPASRGRYNFDKLRIEYFGDTEVARQVLKGGGYDYNREFSATAYTLGYNGAQLDDGRLQRAHLGPAKPQVAQGFVFNLDQPQFKDRRVRQALGMLWDFEWSNRQMMRNLYIRQQSVFSNTPLAARQLPDAGELKLLAPLRGQVPDEVFTTVFTAPVTDGSGIIRQQQLQALALLEQAGWHPEGDRLVNSQGTPLAFTFLNGQAGLERLLLPWKRNLAQIGVTLNIRNVDSAQYVNRLMARDYDMIVTGYPVTLSPGAELYNYFGSAAAHDPGSNNLMVLQDPAVDHLIDGLVRADTQADMLRHAHALDRVLQWNYYWIPNYYPPGSSTVWWNRFGLPKVQATYDEGLDTWWEVNPTPLTNAQMAERRKASP
- a CDS encoding peptidylprolyl isomerase, which translates into the protein MARATARHILVSSEDKCNELKAQIEAGADFAEIAKANSTCPSSRQGGDLGSFGPGQMVKEFDTVVFSAPVNTVQGPVKTQFGYHLLEVTSRQD
- a CDS encoding 3-deoxy-7-phosphoheptulonate synthase, whose protein sequence is MHASSLALPLTQPQAANTTVSRRLPSPHLLKQQMPLPSELAQQVQAHRQAIRNILEGRDPRLLVIVGPCSIHDPRSALEYADRLAALGREVNDKLLLVMRAYVEKPRTTVGWKGLAYDPHLDGSDDMHSGIALSRGLMLSMIERGLPIATELLQPMAAGYFDDLLAWAAIGARTTESQIHREMVSGLELPVGFKNGTDGGIAIASDAMRSAAHPHRHFGMDAQGHPAIIETLGNPDTHLVLRGGHKGPNHDANSIAMARQALAKAGLQARIMVDCSHANSGKDPARQPAVFNDVLEQRLAGDRSLVGVMIEGHLFDGCQALGKGTLKYGVSITDGCLGWASTETLLREAAQKL